In a genomic window of Platichthys flesus chromosome 24, fPlaFle2.1, whole genome shotgun sequence:
- the grpel1 gene encoding grpE protein homolog 1, mitochondrial — MASWCVRAVRQSYSLVASPALIRGSQRYLCAATQQKSGARSEEDAAEKPEQSAAEKALTEEKALLEEQLRGMTDKYKRALADTENLRTRSQKMIEDAKLYGIQGFCKDLLEVADILEKATESVPKEEVTSQNPHLKSLYDGLVMTESQIQKVFTKHGLVKLNPEGQKFDPYEHEALFHAPVEGKEPGTVALVTKVGYKIHGRTLRPALVGVAKAP, encoded by the exons ATGGCGAGCTGGTGTGTTCGAGCAGTGAGACAGAGCTACTCTCTAGTAGCCTCGCCCGCGTTGATACG AGGGTCCCAGCGATATTTATGTGCAGCGACCCAGCAGAAGAGTGGCGCCAGGTCGGAGGAGGATGCGGCAGAGAAGCCGGAGCAGAGTGCAGCAGAGAAAGCCTTGACGGAGGAGAAGgccctgctggaggagcagctcagggGAATGACA GATAAGTACAAGCGGGCCTTAGCTGACACGGAGAACCTCAGGACACGGAGTCAGAAGATGATAGAGGACGCAAAATTATACG GAATCCAGGGCTTCTGCAAGGACCTGCTAGAAGTTGCCGACATCTTGGAGAAGGCCACAGAGAGCGTGCCCAAGGAGGAGGTGACAAGccagaaccctcacctgaagaGCCTGTACGACGGCCTGGTGATGACCGAGTCCCAGATCCAGAAAGTGTTCACCAAGCACGGCCTGGTCAAGCTCAACCCCGAGGGGCAGAAGTTCGACCCCTACGAGCACGAGGCCCTCTTCCACGCCCCTGTCGAGGGCAAGGAGCCGGGCACCGTCGCCTTAGTGACCAAAGTGGGCTACAAGATTCACGGTCGCACCCTCAGGCCAGCGTTGGTGGGTGTGGCCAAAGCCCCATAG